AATGAATGATTCGGGGAATAGAGGTGATACTAAAAGTAACGGTActaacagaaaacaaaaatacacaattataCATCAGTGTTGCCCCAtctctgaggtcaaaggttacacttgaagttcaaaggtcacaaatGTCTGATTAACTACCTATCAGATGGTCGAATATCTGCTGTAGCTGTTTGAATACATCCCCTGTGTGCGAGTCTACTGTTACGGTTTAGAATCTGATGGCAAGGGGACCGCACTTGACTGGAGCTACGCTCTGCAGCTACGCTATGCCAACTATCATTAATAAAGGATTTCATACATGATTACTTTTCTCCTGAATCTGCAAATACAAAATACGTTAGCACGTCAGCAGCGTTCAAGCAGTAACTTCCCCTGAAGGATGTAGTTTGCAACCTATGTGGATAATGACCCCTacatgacctatgacctttaaTCTTATTCCTTAAAATGGTTGCCAAGTAAAGCATCTCTTGAATGTCAGTTGCTGAAATTTCTGTAGAAACTTTATGTGTATGTGAATATAAATAGATTAATTGGTAATGGGTTAGGGCGTTCTCTATGACGAAACAGATATACAATTTGAATTGGTAGCTAAAAACTTTTAGGAACTAATCAGGGGGGATATCTTCTGCTATCCAAAGTTTGGCTGGTATTCTCCCCATCCTAAGAGCTCTGGAAACAGTTTACCACTACATAATGAATGTAATTAGCAAGTTTTCCCAATGCTTCAGTGGACACCATCTACCATCATCagactcatcatcatcatcattgtcattatCATCACCACCGCTGCAAACTCAGTATGACCTTCAGTACAACAGATTTTTCAAGTTTTAGGCCACGATTTTCTGAGCCCTTTAAAACCTTCCGGAGATTTCACTCTATTACACCTATGCCACTAAGGGTACGTGAACCTTTTCTGGCTCTGAAGAAAAACCTTGTGCTTTAGGGGCGTATCCTATAGTCCCTGTCCTGAAGGGCAACCTGATCTCTGTTATCATaaacattatcatcatcatcatcatcatcatcatcatcatcatcaacatcgtcgtcatcatcatcgtcgtcatccgTGGTGCCACTGAGCAGATGATGGACTTGAACCCcttttcagattcagattcagggTTTTCCTCTCGGGAATCCAAATGCTAACCATTTTAAATAGCTGCATTGGGAACTTTGTCATTAAACAACTATGATTGACTACATTTCCTTCGCTTCTGATTCAAAGATacaacataaaaaacaaatcccaaaccaaaatataaaacatgaaCCCTTTTCTTGAATGTATGTACGTCTCTATGATGTAGACTGCAACAATTAGTCAattcagaaaacaaaaaaactggtGGAAATAACGGCAACAAAAACgaatgaaatgataaaaaaattacaaagtattTAATTTTTGCTACAATGTTACTGAAGATCACTAATATTccaatatttgtatttaacggatggttttctttaaatactTTCATGATAAAATCTTTCCACCCGAATATGAATTCATcatacaggaaaaaaaaaaatcatacttAACTAATTTGGAGGACAAAAAATACtctatcaaaataaaaatgctagGCACCGATTCACTGGTAGAAAGTCTTTAAAAGGGGCTGGGCAAGGGAATGAAGTCCCTTCATTTCACACACTATAAAAAAGTTTGCCCCTGCAACATACACTGTGAAACCCCACATACTTAAGTTCCCCCATCTTTTTCCCCTATAAGGTTATAACATAGGCCGGAGTCTCTTGCATGATAGAAACTCAATTGTCtgtgtaatgttttttttttctccaaaaaatatgtacaaatacCTTCAAAAAAATTAGGAAACAGCCTTTGGCTGGCCTTTTTTTTTGGTACACACTAAAGATGAGTGCATCATACTCGGATTCTGTTttaccatccatccatccaggcTCTCTTTCTGATGCTCTTTTTTTCGCACGCTCGCTCTCTCtcggtctctctctctcttgcccGCTCTTTCTTTTTCACTGTACGATGTCAAAATGACATTCTAAATAACTCTATAATTTCAAACACATTCATGCTTCAGATATGATATGCTGGCTACATCTTCATCGAGTTCAGTTTCTTCAAAGCGACAGTTCACAATAACTGTAAAATAACTTCTTCTTAAATACAATAATAAAAGATCTTctctgtatttgtatttttttggtgTCCGCTTTCTCAATGTCATTGTTCAGACTTCACTGGCCATTCAACGACTCCATCTTTGCGTCTCTCATGAAAAACACtcctttcatcaaaattagcgCTTCGCAGGTCGTAAGTTCACCGGCTAGAGGTCAAAGGGTACCATTCAATAGTCATTCTTTGGCAGTGATGGGATGTTGACATTTACTGTCGTAAAAAATGCCATCTTTTCCCTGCAAGATATCACatgcatttgaaattttgtaagtCTCAAGCAGTTTGTGGCAGATGAATCATTCAAGAAGAATAAACGAAGAATCTGTGACGCAAACTGAGATTTTGAATAAGATTTCAAGCAGTTCATGCAACTTCCATTGCCATTCTTATAAAAATATCCTTGTGATGTAAAAAAATTCTCGCAATTACAAACTGTTGCCATCTGTGCACAGAATTCACAAATAAATGTTTGTGTAGGATATGTTGATCCTTCGTGAGCAAATTTCCATGCATAAGGTGCATGTCCcatttttaccaaaatcaaaaactcttggcatttgattttttgtcATTACCTGAATGACATAACTTCAGGCTGCTGGTTTTTGCTCTGCCTCAGTTTGTAGATTTCCTTGGAGGCTTTCCTCAATGATCTGTCGTTTCTGTCTTGAAGACGTTCCTTCTCCCTGAACACCGAGGCCTCTGCGTTCTCCAGCAGTCTCCCAAGAATATCATTGTCACTCAGCCACACTGGCTTCTCTCCTGTGAATGCAAGAAGAAGGAGAATCTTGTTTGAAAACAGGGCACATCTTGTCTGTCCTTTCATTTCCTTATTATTCATTCTGGTGCTAGGGCAATGGGTACTGGCATGACAAATCCACACCGCCATGATTTCATGAGGGTTAAAATGTCTTTTTGGCGAGTTGATCAAAAGAATAGAGAGCCAACAGTCAAGTGTCAGGCATGACAGATATACACACCGAACTTACAAATTCCAATATGTAATATCATACTTGTCAAATGTTCTCTGTAAATCTGGGGACTATTGtgttatttcagtgatttgaaattatcaaatttgtCTGTCAAATATCAGGTATATGaggctgaaaaaatacaaaggtTTTGTTTCACATCCTCATGCACCTTTATCTAGACTAACCATGCATGCCCATTTTTTTCCTCATTCATTTCAAAAGGATATTTAAATTTATGACAGGTCACAACCACAGCAGAATTAATGTCAGGAATATTACATATTCACAATGTACACTGTAGAGTTCTGAACAGTGAATTATTTACCGTTATCTTGCTGCTATAATGGTAAACATTTCTGTTTTGTTGTCTTAATGTTGGTGATTAGATCTTGTGAGCttcaaaaatcaacacaaaatgaaaataaagttaAAAGGGCCTTGTTGCATCACCTTTTAAGAGACCTAACACAAGACCTAAGATGAGAGAACAAACCTATTCATTTAGCAAAATTCACCAAGTAAGCTCTTCATCTCTATTTTACACTGTACAGATCTGATTTTGCCACAGAAAACAATAAAGTTACACCAACATTTAGCAGTAAAAGGTAGAAAAGCTGACCTTGTGCCCTCGCCTCTTCCATTCCCAGTCTGATTTCTTTGAGACGTGCAATTTCCTCTTGTAGATAAGTATGTTTCATGCGTGATGCTTGGAGGTCCAGCTCCAAGTCCAGTGAAGTTCTCTGTGGTACATTCTCTACATGTAACTGCGGGATCTTTATCCCCTGTGAGAGGAAAAAAACAATCAACATATGCTGTAATGTGGTTTGAAATCAACATTGCCATAAGGTGATTTGAAATCAACACTGCAATGAAGTGATTTGAAATCAACATTGCCATAGTcaaatttgaaatcaacattGCCATAAAGTTATTTGAAATCAACATTGCAATGAAGTGATTTGAAATCAACATTGCCATACTCAAATTTAAAATCAACATTGCCATAAGGTGATTTGAAATCAACAATGCCATAAAGTTATTTGAAATCAACATTGCCATTAGGTGATTTGAAATCAACATTGCCATAAGGTGATTTGAAATCAATATTGCCATAAAGTGAAATCAACATTGTTGTAAGTTAATATGGAATCAACATGGCCATAGTGATGGCCATAAGatgatttgaaatcaagattGCCATTAGGTAGTTTGAAATGAACATTGCCATTAGTTCATATGAAATCAACATTGCCATGAGGTGGTTAGAAATCAACATCGCTATAAGGTAATTTGAAATTGACATCACCATAAGGTAGTTTCAAATCAACATTGCCATCAGGGAGTTTAAAATCAACATTGCCATAAGGTGATTTGAAATCAACATTGCCATCAGGTGATTTGGAATCAACACTGCCATAAGGTAGTTTGAAATCAACATTGCCTGCCATATGGTGATTTGGAATCAACATTGCCATATGGTGATTGGAATCAACATTGCCATATGGTGATTTGGAATCAACACTGCCATCAGGTAGTTTGAAATCAACATTGCCATAAGGTGATTTGAAATCAACATTGCCATAAGGTAGTTTGAAATCAACATTGCCATATGGTGATTTGGAATCAACACTGCCATAAGGTAGTTTGAAATCAACATTGCCATATGGTGATTTGGAATCAACACTGCCATAAGGTAGTTTGAAATCAACATTGCCATATGGTGATTTGAAATCAACATTGCCATATGGTGATTTGGAATCAACACTGCCATAAGGTAGTTTGAAATCAACATTGCCTGCCATAAGTTAATTTGGAATCAACACTGCCATGAGGTGGTTTGAAATTGATATCAACAATCGGGCAGTTCTCAAATGCTACATTTCAACAAAGCACTCAATGGAGGCAGGATCTAGGATGGGGTGCTTGCTTATCCATGGACTCACCTTCTTCCATCGCAAACTCTTCCTCTCAATGGAGTTCCTGACAAACGGTCCTCTCCGGTACAACGGCATCGAGCTATCACTATCACTGCGATTGAGCTGCAAGTTAACAAACAATCACAGTCAGGTACAATTGAGATTACAGTATCCCACAGATAGCACATATTTACACTGTTTTAGAGTCGGCTGTGCTAGGATGCATTCCCTTTCATATAAATGGGATCATAAGTGGGTATGATGTTCCCTACTGGAGATTTCCGGCACTTAAAAGAGTTTCTGTTGGATGATGCCTACTATGGATTTTTGAGGAGTGCAAGGCTTAAGGAGACCGGATACTCACCCGACAAGTGTATTGTTGTTTTTGAGGGCCTGGTGAAAAGGTCGCCGACCTCACAATGTTGCTGGCACGAAGATTCCCCCTGCCAGTGTCCTTGGGCCTGGCAAGTTTGCCACCTCGCATGAACTCTCCACCTTTCAGTTCGTCCGTGTTCGTCTCCTTGTCGCACAGCCAAATCTGCGAGAGTTCCTGCTCGCTCATGTGATTGCGCTGAATGTTCCCATGCTCGTAAATGTTCATTAAGGCACTGTACCCACTGGCTGGGCTGGCGCTGCCCTCCCCGACCACAAAGCGGGGAGGGAGCGcgtgttgctgctgctgctgctgctgcagcTGGTAaagttgttgctgctgctgcaaGTGTTCATTGTACAGCTGTTGTTGCTGCAGCTGCTCGGTGTACAGCTGTTGCTGCAATTGTCCCTGGTAAAGCTGCTGCTGTTGAAGCTGCTCCGAGTAGAGTTGTTGCTGGAACTGCCCGGGGTAGGGcggctgttgttgttgtggttgcTGTTGAGGATGATGAGGGTGGTTTTGCGCCAACTGGTCAGCAAAgagctgttgttgttgctgctctGTGTAcagttgttgctgttgttgttgctgctgctgttggTGTTCCTGGTACAGCTGCTGTTGCAACTGTTGGTGCTGCAACTGTTGCTGTTGCTGGAGTTGCAGGTACAGATGATGTTGCTGCTCCTCTGTCAGCGTTGGAGGCACTGCAATTTGCTGGTAGATTGGCACAtattggtgttgttgttgttgttgttgctgctgctgttgttgtctGAACAGTGATGTGTCAAATGAAGATGATCGGaatctgaaaagaaaatttgacaatgACATTAAAACCCTTACAACACAAAGGTCTTTCCTGAACCCATTTTCCTCAATGGGTGATTGTGGACTGTTGACAAGGAATGATCTTGTTAAAGGAGGTACATCACCTACATTTGTTGCACGCAGTCAATCAATGATTTTCACATGGTGGACCCCAACGAAAAAGTGTGCCATCTACATTCTGCATAATTACTGACATTCCATCGGTAAATATGGTTGACATTCCTCTTTTACAACGATGTTTGATGTGTGCCAAGTTGAAGGGATTTGACAACATTAATGAGTTTTGACTTCAATTGGTATGGTTGATGAAATTCACCATAATTACTGTGTCACTACAGCCCCACACAGATATATGGAAATCACTACTGTGTCTGGCCCAGAGAGGAGGTAGGGTCGACGACTGAGGTCAGGTAGGGTTTGTAAAGATGAATTACCTTGAATCTGAACCGTCCTGTATATCTAACGCTATCTGTTCCTCGGATCCTCTTTCTCCCATCGATGCCCTCCGTAACCTTGACGACGACGCTTCCAACAGTTCAACTACTCTGTCATTGCTCTGATAAAAACCAAGAGATGCGTATGTCAGTTGTGAGAATCACTACAGAACTGAGTCGCAAGTTTGTGGTTCAAAAACTGTTTCCTCCACTGAGATGAAGAACCAGGTAGATTGATAGTCAGTAGATAAAAATGCAGTGGAAATTTGCCAAACAGTTTACATTATAAGTGAAGACTGGTGGACACAAACCTTTCGAAAAACATAAAATAGGTTTTCCTGGGAGTCTCTTGCTTTCTTCTTTATTCCTATTCTTAACTctgactccctaggttactgGCGATTAATGCAAAATGCTGTTTGTGTCAAACAGTCAATCAGCGCCTGCATATTTGGACCAATCAAGTAACATCACAACATAGAATGCACCTTTCTGTTTTGTCAATATGCATACTTTAACTCCAAGCTTTTTGCCTTCTACGTacatgcctgcctgcctgcctgtatGCATGCAATGGCAATGTGCAACAGAAACCACAAAGCCTACTCACCAATATTGTATTGCTTGAGATGCTATTGGGTGAGTCGGAGAGTGACGTGTGTCCACTGCATTTCCTGCTCTCTGTTTGTAGGTACTTGTAGTTCAGTATGTTGTACCATTGTCTGCACGGCGACGCAGCATTGAAATTGGCCAGGCTTACTTGCACACCTCCCTGCAAattgaaattgtatttttcaaaaaatgcatttcacaTAATCTGTAACTGTAAATGCTATGTATTGTACATGTGCATTATTGTCACAGAATTTGCCAAATGGCATCACGTACGGTGCATGAGGAATCACGTATAGTGCACAATTTGAGGAACATGGATATCTCTTCTGCACCGATAACTACTACCTGGTAGTATGTAAAATGGTTTCTGCTTGCTGTGCCACCAATGTAATCAATCACCATCCACGATTTCTTCATTCCTTCCTTTTTCTCCGATCAATACCTGCAAATCTGTCTCTCTGTATGCTGTAGCCCACACTGACTCAAAAATCTTGTTTCTGCCTTGTATTGATGATCATTAATATTACTTTGTCAGAGAGCGAGAGAATCTCGTCTAACTTACAAGACAATCCTCTTCTTTACTTTCATTGACTGACCACACGTTGacttgtattgttttgttgttgagCTGACTTGAAGCCAGGGGTACTTTGAAGGTTTCGTCGAAGACAGCAGCACTGTTGTCCTCACAAGGTTTTGTGGAAAAGGCTGAATTGGTACTGGCAGGATATAATGCTGTTTTTATGTACCTTTAGAGGGTAGGAAATACGAAAACAAAAGTTAAGCTTGTTCAGATACAGAGGGCTCACTACTACATCCATGCTGAAAAGTATGCCTTCAAGATTCACCGTGGGCAATTTTCTGCTTGTCAGTTTTACTATTTGAATAGTAGGCCACGAACAGTTCCATTATAtttcatttaacccttttcctgccagacagtaataactgtatcacttccccatcagccaagtcagtaaaaagcggtattgagccaaaacatgacgtattttcacccacttggcttggtatgttatagcatcttttgtccaaaaaaaatcaactttacagtattatgttttcaacagccttcaaatgtacagtattatgttaaaatacatcatatggaatacgttgtgtttcattaattttaaccatcttgacctggtggtgaaatatggacttggcaggaaaagggttaatggtcAAGTTCATGGTCACTTTCACAGCAAGTCCTGTGCTTGATACTCATTAAATGGTAAACAGGACTAGAGTTTCAGAAGAACATCTTTTAAACTAGgaaaacatatacatgtaccgtCCAGTGGAAGTCTTGTTAAGGGTGAAATTTACAAACTCTACCACGTCAACGTCCCTCTAAGagtacttacacttttgctttgTCTGGTATCGGAAGAACATTGAGATTCCTGGCCTGTTCCACACTGATATGAAGCAGACTGTCGGAAGTTTCATATTTCAAACAAATCTGAATCTGAGCAGCTTCCAGTTGCTGGATATCTGGATCGCTAAAGAACACTTCATCTCCTACCTCACCAGGTCTGTGGAGTAATGAAATGTGAGAAATTATgaatacctacaataaaatcATTGCCAGATTAAATCAGTCATGACATCTATTATAAAATAATGATGTGTACATTAAATGATACTTTGTTTAATGACAGATACTGATTGCACTGTTTAGTTCCTTGTGGAACATCATACACCATAtgagtgcgccctcaatggtcaCACTGAGACATTGTGTGTAGTGTACAGTTTTGGCACTGGGATTCTCTCCTGCAGGAACTATGTCAACAAAACATCAGCATGTCAGTTCATCTCCTGACAAAAGAAATTATCTTAAACACATCTCAGTGTGAAAATATGTATAAGACAACCATACTTTTTCTTGTCTGATAGTTTAGTATCAAACTACTATTAAAAGTACACTTTTGATCACTTGGGATTTCATCTCTCACAGAGAGTTGAAATCCAACTTTGCGATGGGAAGCAATTGCtagttttttttcaatgtatCCGGTAAAAGGTTTATAGGAATATCAATGCCTCAgtaatcaaacaaaacaaattctcaaatcagaaaaaaaaactgcagCTCATCAAATTCTGATTTGTTCCATACGGCAACACAACTCCGCTCAGTTTGTTGAACATTATCACtaggaacacacacacacacacaccatgtACACACTGTGCCATATGGACACCTATGTCACCATATGGCATCGAAAGGCAGTGACAGGCTCACCTCTTGATTGCAGCTTCATAAACTCCACTGTCGCCAGCGACAGATTCATCTGATATGGCTGCTGATACACTGCGTGTGTTGCCATTCGATTGGCTCCCAACTGAAACCACACCTGTTGCAACAAGAATAATATTCATCAGTTTATCTGACTGTTGCTAACTGCACTCACACATGCTATTGGTTGTACGTGAAATGCCAAATAGCTGCCTCCGAATAGAGATGTTTTCATAGATTACAGTATTTTCAGCGAATGCTGTATGTTGATTGCCAATAGCATGGGTTgttcaaatcaaattttaactctTTTCCTTGGTCTGTTTTCTCTCTCTTTGGAAAGATCCATCCATGCAAGACAAACTTTCAAAAGGTTTTTTCAAACTGGGATATGCTGTTGGATAGCTCTGCAAACCTGACACTTTCAACCCTTCCATTActatggtttgaaccaatccccaTTGTTGTCTACGGTAAAGTTGGACTTCTGGAGTGGGAAATGGGGGTGGAAGGGTTAATGGGAAAGCTCTGCTATTCTAAAAGATGCTCTCAGGCAGTTTTACTGATCTGGATACAGAAACACTGGGACAGTACTACTCTTTCATACACATTTGTACAATCCAGGACTGCCGCCAAAAAACGATGACAAAGCTAGATATGTTTGGCAGGC
This DNA window, taken from Ptychodera flava strain L36383 chromosome 4, AS_Pfla_20210202, whole genome shotgun sequence, encodes the following:
- the LOC139131482 gene encoding protein KIBRA-like isoform X2 gives rise to the protein MPKNRNEELPLPAGWQEARDYDGKVYYIDHNTKQTSWIDPRDRLTKPQSFADCVGNELPFGWEEVFDGHLGLYYVDHISQRNQIDDPRQEWRQAQEKMLKEYLHTAKDDLHDKQEIYAVKQQRLALAQDEFQHLNSALNGWQSRSSLCSSGSSGSTTKYDPELLKQEVTAAKQRVAKLKNELEQVKTEVHYKERGVATLQNVDKKMSSSQSNYKLSDAQAILAEIHSIQKDISSGEKEKADLMMTIGRLKTSFSSNTSISAPDISISMTSLSSIAKEKKTTSSQTELTGDFPSSGARLAEKAKLKLQNEEARRRKCLLQIQLAEIENKELPGQHEADKDRILLIQEKEQLLKELRKINPRKRTEGEMKTLEAEKNRLVREISEAKNMSHKLIGDRLKIEEKKKECLQQLSETTQLITYLENQLKSMSTSTLSISSSSSRGSLSAASSRGSLASSKGSLNVSFTDIYGLPHTQTTTDMEIRELKEKVDALLQGSAGMSSLTIRATNISPIHETSGAETSESSNASLGPTSNKLNANGTPKSLTSLSPRSSLSSLSPPASPGVNTGGATLPEAPPPTYQEHFMNLEKQRAQLEGSVPQLHSDSNDSTPVSGAGLTPASAAHHQVPSYHQQQQMFDVHSRAVQQGLARLNLESKSNNVDYTLDYANQPLSPISEGMPGVVSVGSQSNGNTRSVSAAISDESVAGDSGVYEAAIKRPGEVGDEVFFSDPDIQQLEAAQIQICLKYETSDSLLHISVEQARNLNVLPIPDKAKVYIKTALYPASTNSAFSTKPCEDNSAAVFDETFKVPLASSQLNNKTIQVNVWSVNESKEEDCLGGVQVSLANFNAASPCRQWYNILNYKYLQTESRKCSGHTSLSDSPNSISSNTILSNDRVVELLEASSSRLRRASMGERGSEEQIALDIQDGSDSRFRSSSFDTSLFRQQQQQQQQQQQHQYVPIYQQIAVPPTLTEEQQHHLYLQLQQQQQLQHQQLQQQLYQEHQQQQQQQQQQLYTEQQQQQLFADQLAQNHPHHPQQQPQQQQPPYPGQFQQQLYSEQLQQQQLYQGQLQQQLYTEQLQQQQLYNEHLQQQQQLYQLQQQQQQQHALPPRFVVGEGSASPASGYSALMNIYEHGNIQRNHMSEQELSQIWLCDKETNTDELKGGEFMRGGKLARPKDTGRGNLRASNIVRSATFSPGPQKQQYTCRLNRSDSDSSMPLYRRGPFVRNSIERKSLRWKKGIKIPQLHVENVPQRTSLDLELDLQASRMKHTYLQEEIARLKEIRLGMEEARAQGEKPVWLSDNDILGRLLENAEASVFREKERLQDRNDRSLRKASKEIYKLRQSKNQQPEVMSFREKMAFFTTVNVNIPSLPKNDY
- the LOC139131482 gene encoding protein KIBRA-like isoform X1 — encoded protein: MVVYYLQVLPQRLTKPQSFADCVGNELPFGWEEVFDGHLGLYYVDHISQRNQIDDPRQEWRQAQEKMLKEYLHTAKDDLHDKQEIYAVKQQRLALAQDEFQHLNSALNGWQSRSSLCSSGSSGSTTKYDPELLKQEVTAAKQRVAKLKNELEQVKTEVHYKERGVATLQNVDKKMSSSQSNYKLSDAQAILAEIHSIQKDISSGEKEKADLMMTIGRLKTSFSSNTSISAPDISISMTSLSSIAKEKKTTSSQTELTGDFPSSGARLAEKAKLKLQNEEARRRKCLLQIQLAEIENKELPGQHEADKDRILLIQEKEQLLKELRKINPRKRTEGEMKTLEAEKNRLVREISEAKNMSHKLIGDRLKIEEKKKECLQQLSETTQLITYLENQLKSMSTSTLSISSSSSRGSLSAASSRGSLASSKGSLNVSFTDIYGLPHTQTTTDMEIRELKEKVDALLQGSAGMSSLTIRATNISPIHETSGAETSESSNASLGPTSNKLNANGTPKSLTSLSPRSSLSSLSPPASPGVNTGGATLPEAPPPTYQEHFMNLEKQRAQLEGSVPQLHSDSNDSTPVSGAGLTPASAAHHQVPSYHQQQQMFDVHSRAVQQGLARLNLESKSNNVDYTLDYANQPLSPISEGMPGVVSVGSQSNGNTRSVSAAISDESVAGDSGVYEAAIKRPGEVGDEVFFSDPDIQQLEAAQIQICLKYETSDSLLHISVEQARNLNVLPIPDKAKVYIKTALYPASTNSAFSTKPCEDNSAAVFDETFKVPLASSQLNNKTIQVNVWSVNESKEEDCLGGVQVSLANFNAASPCRQWYNILNYKYLQTESRKCSGHTSLSDSPNSISSNTILSNDRVVELLEASSSRLRRASMGERGSEEQIALDIQDGSDSRFRSSSFDTSLFRQQQQQQQQQQQHQYVPIYQQIAVPPTLTEEQQHHLYLQLQQQQQLQHQQLQQQLYQEHQQQQQQQQQQLYTEQQQQQLFADQLAQNHPHHPQQQPQQQQPPYPGQFQQQLYSEQLQQQQLYQGQLQQQLYTEQLQQQQLYNEHLQQQQQLYQLQQQQQQQHALPPRFVVGEGSASPASGYSALMNIYEHGNIQRNHMSEQELSQIWLCDKETNTDELKGGEFMRGGKLARPKDTGRGNLRASNIVRSATFSPGPQKQQYTCRLNRSDSDSSMPLYRRGPFVRNSIERKSLRWKKGIKIPQLHVENVPQRTSLDLELDLQASRMKHTYLQEEIARLKEIRLGMEEARAQGEKPVWLSDNDILGRLLENAEASVFREKERLQDRNDRSLRKASKEIYKLRQSKNQQPEVMSFREKMAFFTTVNVNIPSLPKNDY